From the Hyla sarda isolate aHylSar1 unplaced genomic scaffold, aHylSar1.hap1 scaffold_553, whole genome shotgun sequence genome, the window catacctccattatacatacactgtacagcaatcatacctccattatacatacactgtacagcaatcatacctccattatacatacactgtacagcaatcatacctccattatacatacactgtacagcaatcatacattcagtatacatacactgtacagcaatcatacctccattatacatacactgtacagcaatcatacatctattatacatacactgtacagcaatcatacatccattatacatacactgtacagcaatcatacattcagtatacatacactgtacagcaatcatacctccattatacatacactgtacagcaatcatacattcagtatacatacactgtacagcaatcatacatccattatacatacactgtacagcaattatacatccattatacatacactttacagcaagcatacattcagtatacatacactgtacagcaatcatacatccattatacatacactgtacagcaagcatatctccattatacatacactgtacagcaatcatacattcattatacatacactgtacagcaatcatacattcattatacatacactgtacagcaatcatacatccattatacatacactgtacagcaatcatacctccattatacatacactgtacagcaatcatacattcattatacatacactgtacagcaatcatacctccattatacatacactgtacagcaatcatacctcctttattcatacactgtacagcaatcatacattcattatacatacactgtacagcaatcatacattcattatacatacactgtacagcaatcatacctccattatacatacactgtacagcaatcatacattcattatacatacactgtacagcaatcatacatccattatacatacactgtacagcaagcatacctccattatacatacactgtacagcaatcatacattcagtatacatacactgtacagcaatcatacattcattatacatacactgtacagcaatcatacatccattatacatacactgtacagcaatcatacatccattatacatacactgtacagcaatcatacctccattatacatacactgtacagcaatcatacattcattatacatacactgtacagcaatcatacatccattatacatacactgtacagcaatcatacattcagtatacatacactgtacagcaatcatacattcattatacatacactgtacagcaatcatacatccattatacatacactgtacagcaagcatacattcattatacatacactgtgactgtacagcaatcatatatccattatacatacacttgactagatgggattttagatacatcccttcctctctaacccactcttaaccacgtaacaaccccttctcccaatagaagagacactgacacctgctgtgggaaaattgggccgtgtggcccatttatttaacaaaccaataaataacatttgaatatttacatataaacataaccaaactggagggcactcccctcccccaaccggatTTGTGCAACACGCTTCTTACCCCTGGCCGCAAGCCCCTGGCCGCGAGCCCCTGGCCCAGGGGCACCCCGGTAACCTTCCGCACAATCCCTTgaactcctgaggcccagaaccaccaccaggaggcccaattgaaccatctcaaacatttatctttcaaactaCTAACTCCCCCGGGACCCTTTCACATGCCTCCCCCTTATCAGAATCCCACCCACCAAGCGTTTAAAAAaagggcgggcgggcgggaccttcttctcgcttctacacgccgactggtgagtaccctccccccctggggcacccccctatatacactcctccccctcccctccagatgacctctctttcaccccactctcgagccacctgctactgtcccttaaaggagcagcagccatttaaccctttaacccccattcTCTTGAAATATACCTTTAACCCCATTAACCCTTACTAACATCTGTGAGGGCCACTAAAACCCCCGTCAAGACGCCACTACGCCAGGGGTTCCCCCGCTCCGTTTGCTCCCatgactggatgggattttagatacatcccttcctctctaacccactcttaaccacgtaacaaccccttctcccaatagaaaagacactgacacctgctgtgggaaaattgggccatgtggcccatttatttaacaaaccaataaataacatttgaatatttacatataaacataaccaaactggagggcactcccctcccccaaccggatTTGTGCAACACGCTTCTTACCCCTGGCCGCGAGCCCCTGGACCAGAGGCACCCCGGTAACCTTCCGCACAATCCCTCgaactcctgaggcccagaaccaccaccaggaggcccaattgaaccatctcaaacatttatctttcaaactaCTAACTCCCCCGGGACCCTTTCACATGCCACAGATGAAAGACAGTGACACCTCACTGACCTTCATCCCGCCACACACGCAACGCCAGCTCAATACCCCCTTGCAAGGCCAACGCCCACAAATCCATTCCAATGTCATTTAAATGAATACCATCAGGATCCAAGAATTCCCAAGGCTCCCCCTCCAGATCAGTGTGCCTCACCACTATCCCCCCATTCCTACGAACAAAACGACCCACCTCTTTGTTGAGCTTGACCCGAGCCTTATTCAAGCGATCCACCGACCTGGCGTGCCGCCACACCCGCCGAGCCACCATGTCAGACCAAACGAACAACAAACCTGGAAAGGTAGATTTTAGCCTCAGAATGTCAAGCTTAATGTCTCTAATTAACTCCCGTGACGATCGAAGGCCCAAATCATTGCCCCCAGCATGCACCACCAAGATGTCCGGGTGGCGGTCCAAAGAAGCGTTGAACTGTACCTCAGGGAGCACCCCGCACCACAGCATGCCACCAATTCCAATCCACCGCAACACCGCCAGGTCCCTCGAAAAACCCAGCTGCCTCCCGTCCCGTCTCACCGCAGCCCGGATCGCCCCCCTCCGAACATAGGAGTGACCAAAAATCCACACCAAGCACGGATCACGACCTGAAAAACACAAACAAGAAAACATAGCAAGCAAAATAACCCACGTAACATAATCATAACAGATGGGGACGAACATACAGACGAAAACGAGCAGACTCCCATCGCCCAATCCGCCGAATCACTTCCTCACCCATCCCCCACCGGGCCGCCTCAGTGGCGGCCCCTATTCTAAATGAATGAGAACTGTAATCCCCAGGATCTAGCCCCCGTGCCTTCAAACATCTACGGAAAACAGACACAAATTGAAAGCGCGAGAGAGATGACCCATCCCTATGCACTAAAAAAGATCCCATACCATCCGGCCTCACTGACAGAAACGCCCGCACGCATCGCACCGGGCACACCAAGGACCCTGGCAAATCACCTAGAACCACCCAACAACCCCGACCTCTCAGATCAGTTTTGGACCTGCGTAAAAAACAACTCACCCCCTCCGCCTGCAAAATCACATCCCCATACAACAAACCCCCAACCACCGATCTACTCTGAGCCACCAGTTCCGAAATTCGAAAGGCCCCAAAAAAGGCCAACACAAACGCCACCCGAAACAACAGCACCTCGTAAGCATCCGTGCATTCACACTCCACCCGTTCCACCAGGAAACCCAACAAATCAAAAGAAACCGGGCGACGCCTATCCGGCTGCGTACCCCCCCTACGGTATCCCATAAGGGCGCGACGCACTAAAAAATGCTTAGTGGCATCCCCCAGGCCCCGCACCAAAAACCAAAACGCCAGAGCTGACATACGGCGTGACACACCCGAAACAGACACCCCCGACTCAAACTGCATCCCCACAAAATACAGCACCACAGTCACCCAGTCCTCAGTACCAGCACACACACCCACCCTCTCCAGTAACACCTCCCATTCACCCCAAACCTTCGAATACGCAGACCAAGTGCGAGCACTCAGTGACCTCTGAATCAACTGCGCCGCCGCTCCCAAACCACGCTCCACAGCCAATCGGGGCAAGGGATCCCGCACCGCTCCGCCTCCGGTGCCAGCACGCGAAACCTGTCCCACTGTGAACGAGAAAGAGAATCAGCGACAGAGTTGACAACACCTGGAACATGTACAGCAACAAACTGCGCATTCAACAACAATCCCCGCAGAACCAAATGACGAAGCAAGCGCAAAACCGGCGGAGAACTAGAAGTCTGATTATTAATCGCATGGACCACCCCCATATTGTCACAACGAAAACGGACCCTCCTATCCCTCAGCCGATCCCCCCAAATTTCCGTTGCCACCACAATAGGAAACAGCTCCAACACAACTAGATTAGCCACCAAACCCGCCGCACGCCAAGAATCCGGCCACCCCGCCGCACTCCACTCCCCCTGAAAAAATGCCCCATAACCTACCGAACCCGCTGCATCGGTAAACAATTCCAACTCAGCATCATCAACCACCTCCGCCATCCACATGGACCTGCCGTTGTAAACCGACAAAAAGGAATCCCACACTTCCAAGTCTGTATGCACCTCCCCAGACAACCTAACATAGTGATGCGGAACCGTCACCCCCGCCGTGGCCAAGGACAAACGTCTACAAAAAACCCTACCCATAGGTAAAATCCTACAGGCAAAATTCAATTTCCCCAACAACGACTGGACCTCCTTCAAAGGTGCCCTCTTACAACGCCGACACTGCTGCACACACTGCCTCAAATCCGCCAACTTATCCTCCGGCAAGCGACACTCCATACGATCCGAATCAATCACTATACCCAAAAACTTCACCACCGTGGACGGTCCCTCCGTCTTATCAGGAGCTAACGGGACCCCAAAACGCTGCGCTACCGCCTCCATAGTATGCAACAACACCGAACAAATCCGAGAgcccctgggccccaaaaaaagaAAGTCGTCAAGGTAATGCAGCACAGAGGACCAGCCGGCCTCCTGGCACACCACCCATTCCAAAAAACAACTAAAAGCCTCAAAATACGCACATGAAATCGAACAGCCCATTGGTAAACAACAATCAACATAATACTGACCCTCCCAACAAATTCCTAATAAATGAAAACTACCCGGATGGACCGGCAACAAACGGAACGCCGATTCCACATCCGTCTTGGCCAATAATGCCCCTTGTCCAAACTTCCGAACCCACCGCACCGCTGCATCAAAAGAGGTATATGTCAccgcacacacaccctcctcAATCCCATCATTAACCGAAGCCCCAGCCGGGTAAGACAAATGATGTATCAATCTGAACTTGCCCGGCTCCTTTTTAGGAACCAGGCCTAGCGGTGAAACCACCAAATCCGCCAATTGCGGGTCCGGAAAAGGACCCGCCATCCTGCCCAACGCCACCTCACTTTGCAGCTTAGCCGTGACCACCTGAGGATGACCATAAGCCGAAACCAAATTGCGCCCCCCAACCCCCTGCGCAACTGCCGAACTGGGAatcacaaaacccaaactaaaacCCTCCTCCAACAAAACCGCCGCCGACCTATTTGTGTACTGTCTTAAAAACGGCCGCATCACGTTCACCCTCACTGGAGTCGCCCCGGGACGCTGAAGCCTCAGCTCCCTTTCCTTTCCCACGCTTAAAACATCGGGAGAAACTGTGAGCCCCCCCCACACCCCGAACATTCATGCTTAAATTTACAATCTGAGAGGAAGCGGTATAATGAAGGGCATCTTCATTATACTGCCAACAGCAGCCCCGACGCGAACCGGCCGACTGTCCGGCCGCTGAGAAACCGCCGGCCGCCCCCTGAAagggctgagaccccccacgaggaGCGGCCATAAGTCGCATCCATAAACTTATGTCCTTATGATCCCACCTCAAGGAAGCCCGGACCGCCTTGCGCTGACGAAAATGCTCGTCATAACGCAGCCACgccactcccccatacacccggTATGCCTCACCAATAgaatcaaaataacaaaaaagcgcCGAACAATGTTCTAGTGCCTTCTCCCCAATAACACTCGCCAGGATAGAAAAGGCCTGCATCCAATTAGTAAACGTGcgaggtatcagccgataccgccgtttctcctcctcctccttcttactctcctccggcttcttcctatctaaataaaatttttccaacgGAAGCAAGGAGAAGATCTCGACATATTCGTCCTTCcagatcttctccttcacttccgGTTTCAAGTGAGCCCCCAGGGGCCCCTCAAAACAGACATACACTTCCCCTTTCGCGGAGTCCGCCATACGGACATCCTCCGCCGCTGCCTTAGCGACCACTGCAGCTCCCGCAGCACCTCCACCCACGGCCGATGCCACCACCGACCCGCCCCCCGCCGGCGCCTCAACCTGTACTCCCGCCGCCGGAGCAACCCACACAGGAACTGGGGAAGCCCCCACAGCCGTACCCCCAGGACGCCCAGACAAAACACTCATTAACTGTGAAAGCAAAACCCGCAACCacccatcccccgtcacattcaaagGAACAGGccccaaccccaaatccccagAGGACTCACCAGGCTGACCCGAAGCCGATGCCCCAGCAGCCGCAGGCCTGGGCGTCCGCTCCCTGGAACCGCCGGCCGCACTCCTGTCATCCAGCGCTGTTGAAGGTCCCGCCAAATCCGCTCCAGGCTCCCGCCGACGAATGACCGCCTCACCGGCCGCCCTCCTTTCCGGATTCGCCAGctcctcttcagcatctgcagcacAATCAGAAAGGGAAGAATCAGAAGGAGAATATTCCCCAACTGCAGTTCCAGACCTGCCATGCCGACTCCTACCACCAGGTGGCGCCCTCTCACTGTAGCACTCTGGATCCTGCCGACCTCCAGCCAGCCCATCTTCCCTCACAGGCAGAGAGACGCTGACAGAAGATCTCCGAGCTCtggcctcccctgcactcccggaGCTCTGCTGCTGTGCTGTACGCTGCTGGGCTGCActcagagaaggtgagccagccgTGTCCCTGCTGCCTCCGGGCCTCCTCTCCTCTGCAGACCTGGCCCCAGAACGCTGCCTAGAGCCCGACCCTGCACTGGACAGGGCCGGCCCTGCCTCCCCTCCTCCACTCTGCCGGGCCTCACGTCGGGCAGATGAAGAGACCGCAGCCGCCATCACAGGGGGACCGGCAGCTCCGGCCGTCCCCCGTTCACTCCTGGTGCCCTTCCTCAACGATCTCCGGCCTGACACCCCCACCTCAGGGACGGCCGCACCACCACCCGGGCCGCACAGTGGGGAAGGAGCGGAGGGACCAGCAGCTGCCCCCCCCTCCTGCATCCTCTGCCCTACGCCCTGACACTGTCCCCCGGGAAGCCGCACTGGAAGTgcccccacacactgtacctgccATCTCCCGGGAAGACCGCACAGGGCTCAGGCACCGCCGCCTGCTACGGGGAGTGGGCTCAGGACTCAGACGCTCTGGAGCCCTGGATCTACGGGACCCGCGCCGCAAGCCAGGGAGGGGGCCAGCCTGCACCCCACTCCCGATCCCCAGGACCCCCCGCAACTGTTCCTGCACCCAAGCATTCCCATGAGACGCTGCAGCAGCCCGGAGGTGGGTGAAAAGATCATCCAGGGACGACATGGCACCTTCTTCTCGCTTCTACACGCCGACTggtgagtaccctccccccctggggcacccccctatatacactcctccccctcccctccagatgacctctctttcaccccactctcgagccacctgctactgtcccttaaaggagcagcagccatttaaccctttaacccccattcTCTTGAAATATACCTCTAACCCCATTAACCCTTACTAACATCTGGGAGGGCCACTAAAACCCCCGTCAAGACGCCACTACGCCAGGGGTTCCCCCGGTCCGTTTGCTCccagtacagcaatcatacctccattatacatacactgtacagcaatcatatattcattatacatacactgtacagcaatcatacctccattatacatacactgtacagcaatcatacctccattatacatacactgtacagaaatcatacattcattatacatacactgtacagcaatcatacctacataatacatacactgtacagcaatcatacatccattatacatacactgtacagcaatcatacatccattatacatacactgtacagcaatcatacattcattatacatacactgaacagcaatcatacatccattataaatacactgtacagcaagcatacctccattatacatacactgtacagcaatcatacattcagtatacatacactgtacagcaatcatacatccattatacatacactgtacagcaagcatacctccattatacatacactgtacagcaatcatacctccattatacatacactgtacagaaatcatacatccattatacatacactgtacagcaagcatacctccattatacatacactgtacagcaagcatacctccattatacatacactgtacagcaatcatacatccattatacatacactgtacagcaagcatacctccattatacatacactgtacagcaatcatacatccattatacatacactgtacagcaatcatatattcattatacatacactgtacagcaatcatacctccattatacatacactgtacagcaatcatacattcattatacatacactgtacagcaatcatacatccattatacatacactgtacagcaatcatacatccattatacatacactgtacagcaatcatacatccattatacatacactgtacagcaagcatacctccattatacatacactgtaaagcaatcatacattcattatacatacactgtacagcaatcatacatccattatacatacactgtacagcaatcatacatccattatacatacactgtacagcaatcatacatccattatacatacactgtacagcaagcatacctccattatacatacactgtacagcaatcatacattcattatacatgcactgtacagcaatcatacatccattatacatacactgtacagcaatcatacattcattatacatacactgtacagcaatcatacatccattatacatacactgtacagcaatcatacctccattatacatacactgtacagcaatcatacattcattatacatacactgtacagcaatcatacctccattatacatacactgtacagcaatcatacctcctttattcatacactgtacagcaatcatacattcattatacatacactgtacagcaatcatacctccattatacatacactgtacagcaatcatacatccattgtacatacactgtacagcaatcatacatccattatacatacactgtacagcaagcatacctccattatacatacactgtacagcaatcatacatccattatacatacactgtacagcaagcatacctccattatacatacactgtacagcaatcatacattcattatacatacactgtacagcaatcatacatccattatacatacactgtacagcaatcatacatccattatacatacactgtacagcaatcatacatccattatacatacactgtacagcaagcatacctccattatacatacactgtacagcaatcatacatccattatacatacactgtacagcaataatacatccattatacatacactgtacagcaatcatacattcattatacatacactgtacagcaatcatacatccattatacatacactgtacagcaatcatacatccattatacatacactgtacagcaatcatacatccattatacatacactgtacagcaatcatacatccattatacatacactgtacaacaatcatacctccattatacatacactgtacagcaagcatacctccattatacatacactgtacagcaatcatacatccattatacatacactgtacagcaatcatacatccattatacatacactgtacagcaatcatacatccattatacatacactgtacagcaatcatacatccattatacatacactgtacagcaagcatacattcattatacatacacagtgactgtacagcaatcatacatccattatacatacactgtacagcaatcatacattcattatacatacactgtacagcaatcatacatccattatacatacactgtgtctgtacagcaatcatacatccattatacatacactgtacagcaatcatacatccattatacatacactgtacagcaatcatacattcattatacatacactgtacagcaatcatacatccattatacatacactgtacagcaatcatacatccattatacatacactgtgactgtacagcaatcatacatccattatacatacactgtacagcaatcatacatccattatacatacactgactgtacagcaatcatacatccattatacatacactgtgactgtatagcaatcaaacatccattatacatacactgtacagcaagcatacctccattatacatacactgtacagcaatcatacctccattatacatacactgtgactgtacagcaatcatacatccattatacatacactgtacagcaagcatacctccattatacataccctgtgactgtacagcaatcatacatccattatacatacactgtacagcaatcatacatccattatacatacactgtacagcaagcatacctccattatacatacactgtacagcaatcatacctccattatacatacactgtacagcaatcatacctccattatacatacactgtacagcaatcatacctccattatacatacactgtacagcaagcatacctccattatacatacactgtgactgtacagcaatcatacatccattatacatacactgtacagcaagcatacctccattatacataaactgtacagcaatcatacatccattatacatacactgtgactgtacagcaatcatacatccattatacatacactgtgactgaacagcaagcatacctccattatacatacactgactgtacagcaatcatacatccattatacatacactatacagcaagcatacctccattatacatacactgtacagcaagcataccgccattatacatacactgtacagcaagcatacctccattatacatacactgtacagcaatcatacctccattatacatacactgtgactgtacagcaagcatacctccaatccattaataatggattggatgtatgattgttgtacagtcacagacacagtgtatgtataatggatgtatgattgctgtacagtgtatgtataatggacagggctatctttaattttgattggaccctgggcaagcaatttttttttggggccccccgctccccca encodes:
- the LOC130339804 gene encoding uncharacterized protein LOC130339804; its protein translation is MQEGGAAAGPSAPSPLCGPGGGAAVPEVGVSGRRSLRKGTRSERGTAGAAGPPVMAAAVSSSARREARQSGGGEAGPALSSAGSGSRQRSGARSAEERRPGGSRDTAGSPSLSAAQQRTAQQQSSGSAGEARARRSSVSVSLPVREDGLAGGRQDPECYSERAPPGGRSRHGRSGTAVGEYSPSDSSLSDCAADAEEELANPERRAAGEAVIRRREPGADLAGPSTALDDRSAAGGSRERTPRPAAAGASASGQPGRDPCLVWIFGHSYVRRGAIRAAVRRDGRQLGFSRDLAVLRWIGIGGMLWCGVLPEVQFNASLDRHPDILVVHAGGNDLGLRSSRELIRDIKLDILRLKSTFPGLLFVWSDMVARRVWRHARSVDRLNKARVKLNKEVGRFVRRNGGIVVRHTDLEGEPWEFLDPDGIHLNDIGMDLWALALQGGIELALRVWRDEGQ